The Neorhizobium sp. NCHU2750 genome contains the following window.
AAAGAGGTATTTTCGAACCGTTAGCCGGATGGAAGATATATGTCTCAAGTAAGAAGATTTTGGAGTTTAGGGGCGAATTAATGGGTATCGACCTTGAGGCTCTCTCGACGGCCCTCAATACGACGGTCGGGAAAACCACCATGACTGACGCACAGTTTGGCGAGACATTTTGCCAGATCATGGCCTCGTTGGTGAGTTTCGACTATGTGGTCGCCTTCGCGTACCGTGGAAATGAGCGGCCGATCGATCTCTATTCCACTTTCGATAGCGCCGAACACATTGTCTTCGTAGCCCTTTATCAGGCCGGGCCGTATTTCTTGGACCCATTCTATCACGCTGCGATCGAGCACCGCCAAGGCGTGTTACGCATGCGCGACCTGGCGCCAGACCGCTTCTTCTCAAGCGAATATTATCGCAACTACTACGTCCAAACAGGACTTGCCGAAGAGGTTGGATTTTTCGTCAATGTAGATCACAATATCACAATCGTCCTATCTCTCATGCGCAAGAAGAGCAGGGGGGGCTTCCCGCCCGTGGAGTTTTCCAAGCTCCAAGCCATCGAGCCGCTGATTTCCGCCATGGTCGGGCAATATTGGAATAGCTTTGCCTCCCGCTTCGATCGGCAACTGTCTTGCGGCCGTGACCAAACTCGGCGACCCGACCGAAAGGCCGATATTGCTGCTGCCGACACCGCCTGGCTAGGGCTTAATCTAACCGCCCGTGAAACGGCGATCGTCGATCTTGTGCTGCAGGGGCACTCGTCCGAATCGATCGGCCTCAAGCTCGATATCTCCACCGGAACGGTGAAGGTTCATCGACGAAACGTCTATCGAAAGCTCGGCATTTCATCACAAACCCAATTGCTCTCGCTCTACCTAAAAAGCATGCAGTGACAAGAGCACAGGCACCGTTGAGTGATAAGCCGGCAGAATACCGCAAAAGCAGGCTTACCGTGCTCGACGAGCAAGGCACTTTGGTTTTTGCGCCAAAATCGGTTTTTGTCCTTCGCACAAGATCAGCATCTGCCCGCCTGGCATTTCGCGGATTTCCTGCGACATCATAAGGTCGCGCTCTCGCACCTGTTCGGTCTTGGAAAGACGCGATTGGCCGAATAAATCCCCACTCCTTGATAGGGTCTTAAACTTGATCGTCGTCTTGCCAAGCGCGCGGGACACGTAGTCGGCGGTTGCGAGATCATTGGCGCCGAGAATGAGTTGGTAGCCGCAATTGGCCAAAAGAGATTGGCGCAGATTTTCACCATAGACAGCGTCGAGACTTTTTAGATCCTGAACGACGAAGGCAAGTTTGATATTATAACCGGCGACGAAGGGAAGCTTTCCGACGATCTCGTCCATGCGCTTCAATTGGCAAAATTCATCAAGGAGAAAATAGACCGGCATGCGTGCCGTATTGAGCTCGCGTGTCAAAAGGCTCAAAATCTGCTGAACAAAAAGGGCCGTGAGCGGCCTCAACAGGTTCAAATCCGAAATGTTCGGGGCGATGTAGATCGTCACTGGTCGGCTCTGTATCGCGCTAAGCTCAATGTCGGTCGTGCTGGTCGCCATCACGATCTTTTCGTTCTTGAAGGGGCGCATCGCCTTCTGCAAATCCAGAAGTGCCGACTGTGCAGCTCGTTCCGATAGGCCGATATAGCTGTTGAAGCTTTCGATCGTAAACTTGGACAGGTAGGGCTCAGCCGCCTTGATGTCTTCGAACGTCGATTGCAGCGCCTCACCGCTATTGATGAAGCTGTTGATCTCGCCAAAGCTGCGCCGCCCCTCATATCTTGGGCTTTCGGTGATGTAGCTGATAATGCCGGCCAAAACCTGCTGTGCTGTCGACTGCCAGATCGCATTCTCGGACCCTGACGTTTCCGGGATGAGCATATCGGCAATATTTTGAATGTCGGTTGTGCGATCACCCGGTTCGCCGCGGATGAAATCAAGCGGATTATAGCAATTGCTATTCTGACTGCCCGGCGCAAAAACAAAAACCGCATTGCCATTTCGGCGGCGGAAGTCTGCCGTATTTAGAAATATCTCGCCCTTGAGGTCTGTGACGATCATCGAACCCTTATGGGCCAGAGCATTCGGAATAACGTAGCTCAGCCCCTTTCCCGACCGTGTCGGTCCGATCACAATGTGATGGCGTTCATCCATGACCCGCAGTGTCCTATGTCCGATGCGGCCAAGAATATGCCCGTCTTTGCGAAACCATCGCGCTTTTCGCAAGGACGCCATATCTTGAAACGACGCATTGCCGAGCGGATGAAACTCCTTTCTTCTGATGGCGATGATCAAAATGCTGGAGGCCAAAAGAGCCGGAAAAAGCGATATCAATGCGATCCTTTGTACTCTGGCGTTTTCTATATGGTCCCAGAACTGCTTTACCGGCGCAAACGGTTCAGTCTTGATCATCAAATCCAGCATCGTCGCGTCGCCGGAGAGAATGCGCAAAAGAACGCCATAAGCGAGGAGCCAGACAACTAATCCGGCTGAGGCGGCAATTATGATGGACAGGAGCTTCAGCCGATCCTTCATCATGGACGCCTTGCAAAATATATGTCCGCGACCCCGCGGCGGCCGCCTTCCCGGCGCAGCTGGATCACAATCGGTATGACGGTCTGGATATAGGATAACAAATCCGCTTTTGAAAAGCCGCTCGCCAGTCCCGATTGCATCACCATCATGATCACCTGCTCATATGCGCCGAGCGGCGTATCCGCATGGACCGTGGAAATACTTCCCGGATGGCCCGTGTTGATTGCCCTTAAAAAGGAAAAGGCTT
Protein-coding sequences here:
- a CDS encoding helix-turn-helix transcriptional regulator, which produces MGIDLEALSTALNTTVGKTTMTDAQFGETFCQIMASLVSFDYVVAFAYRGNERPIDLYSTFDSAEHIVFVALYQAGPYFLDPFYHAAIEHRQGVLRMRDLAPDRFFSSEYYRNYYVQTGLAEEVGFFVNVDHNITIVLSLMRKKSRGGFPPVEFSKLQAIEPLISAMVGQYWNSFASRFDRQLSCGRDQTRRPDRKADIAAADTAWLGLNLTARETAIVDLVLQGHSSESIGLKLDISTGTVKVHRRNVYRKLGISSQTQLLSLYLKSMQ